TATGGATGTTGTGCAGATAAATGTATATGATCTCTTGAAATATAAGAACCTTATTATAACAAAAAATGGTATCGAGAAAGTAGCTGAGGTGTGGTCATGAATATTGATATCCATGACATAATCTGCTATCCGATTATTACGGAACGGAGTACCATGCTGAGAGAGGAAATGAACAAGGTGCTGTTTATTGTAAATTCGTATGCTAACAAGATACAGGTTAAGCGGGCAGTTGAAGAATTACTTAAAGTAAAGGTTGAAAAAGTTAATCTGATAAATATGCCGGGTAAGAAAAAAAGACTTGGTAAATTTGAAGGTATAATGCCGGGAAAGAAGAAGGCAGTGGTTACCCTGAGAAAAGGGGAGAAATTGGCAATATTTGAGGGTGCGTAAATTATGGGACTAAAAAAGTTTAAACCGACGTCTCCAGGTGTAAGGGGGAAGACAAGCCTTACGTTTGATGAGATTACGAAATCAACGCCTGAGAAGTCGTTGGTTTCATCAAAGAAGCGATATGGAGGCAGGAATAATAATGGGCGTATTACTGCTGATCATAAGGGTGGCGGACACAGGCAGCTCTACAGAAAGATTGACTTCAAGCGTGACAAGATATCTATACCTGCTAAAGTAGCGGCGATAGAGTATGATCCTAACAGGACTGCAAGGATTGCATTACTTCATTATGCTGATGGTGAAAAGAGGTATATTGTATGTCCCGAAGGATTGAAGGTTGGTGATCAGCTCAGTTCAGGACCGGAAAGTGAGATAAGGGTAGGTAATGCACTTCCATTATCAAATATTCCATTGGGAACGATGATTCACAATATTGAACTATTACCGGGCCGGGGTGCGAAGCTTGCGAGAAGTGCCGGCGCTGCAGTTCAGCTTATGGCCAAGGAAGGTGATTATGTGACGGTCAGGCTGGGGTCCGGTGAGATAAGGATGGTGCATGCGAGGTGTATGGCTACCCTTGGTCAGGTCGGAAACATAGAGCATTTCAACGTCTCTATAGGCAAGGCTGGAAGATCCAGGTGGCTTGGCAAGAGACCTCATGTAAGGGGAGTTGCTATGAATCCGGTTGACCATCCGCATGGCGGCGGTGAGGGTAAGACCTCCGGAGGCAGACATCCATGCACGCCATGGGGTAAGCCGACAAAGGGCTATAAGACTCGCAGGAATAAGACAACTGGCAAGTTAATTATCAAGCGGAGGAAGTAAGGTAAATGGCACGTTCTGTCAAAAAAGGTCCTTTTATAGATTCTCATCTTTCAAAGAAAATTGAAAATATGAATCGCGGAGGAGAGAAAAAGATATTAAAGACATGGTCAAGACGGTCAACTATAATCCCGGAAATGATAGGACATACCATAGCAGTTCACAACGGGAAAAAGTTTATCCCGGTCTACGTAACTGACAATATGATTGGTCACAAGCTTGGAGAGTTTTCCCCTACCAGATCGTTTAAGGGGCACTCAGGCGGTAAGACGGAGAAATCTACCTCATTAAAATAGTGATAAGTTTGAAGAAGCGATGAGCGTTAAGAAGCAATGAGCCATGAGTAGTTAGTAATGAGTTTGGGGAGATTATTTAGTTAATAAGGGGAGTTGTTAATTTTATGGAATCTAAAGCAATATTAAGATATGCGAGAGTGGCGCCAAGGAAGGCCAGGCGGGTGATGAATCTTGTCCGAGGCAAGAATGTGGGAGAGGCGCTTAATATACTTAAATTTCTTCCTCAGCATGCATCTTTTACGATTGATAAAGTACTGAAATCAGCTATAGCAAATGCCAGACAGAAAAATATTGGCGATGTAGATGAGCTGGTTATCAGCAGTGCCTTTGTAGATCATGGACCGGCGCTTAAAAGGTTTAAGGCGGGCCCGATGGGCAAGGGAATGAGCAGAAAGAAGCATATGAGTCATATAACAGTTGTCCTGTCTACAATAGAGGCAGCTAAGCGTCGTTAAGGTAAAGGGAGGGGTTAGATTGGGACAGAAGGTTCATCCGATTGGTTTCAGGTTAGGGTATATAAAGTTATGGAATTCCAGGTGGTATGCAGAGCGCGGATATGCAGCATTGCTGCATGAGGACCTGAAGGTGAGAAACCTTGTCAAAAGCAAGCTTGCTCACGCTGGAGTATCAATGATTGGAATTGAACGTTCTACGCAGACTGCCAAGGTCAACATTCATACTGCCAGACCAGGAATAATTATTGGCCGAAAGGGAGCAGAGGTAGATAAGCTGAAGAAGGACTTAGAAGCCCTTACAGGTAAGCAGATCTCAGTAAATATACTTGAGATCAAGAAACCGGAGATAGATTCACAGCTTGTTGCAGAGAACATTGCATCTCAGCTGGTAAAAAGAATAGCCTTCAGAAGGGCAATGAAGAAGAGCGTTGCCTCAGCAATGAGGTTTGGTGCACAGGGAATAAAGATACAATGCTCCGGTCGTTTGGCAGGTTCTGAAATTGCAAGGACAGAGTGGTATCGTGAAGGTCAGGTTCCGCTTCATACTCTGAGGGCTGATATTGACTACGGATTTGCCGAGGCTAAGACTACGTACGGCCAGATAGGCATAAAGGTATGGATATATAAAGGTGAGGTACTTTCTGACAGGGAGGATATAGCTGGTGTTAGCGCCTAAGAAGATAAAGCACAGAAAGGTTCAGAAAGGTCGCATGAACGGAAAGGCAACGAGAGGGGCCGAACTTAGTTTCGGAACATTCGGCATCAAGACTCTGGAACCGGGGTTGATTACTGCAAGGCAGATAGAGGCTGCCCGTATCGCTATTACACGGCATGTTAAACGTGGCGGTAAGGTGTGGATCAGGATATTCCCGGATAAGCCTGTAACAAAGAAGCCGGCTGAGACAAGAATGGGAAAAGGCAAGGGACCTGTTGAGGGGTGGGTAGCAGTTGTACTTCCGGGTCGTATATTATATGAGATGGATGGTGTTAGTAAGGAGGTCGCGAAAGAGGCATTGAGACTTGCTGCACATAAGCTTCCTGTTGCGACTAAATTCATAGAAAGAGGCGGGGATATAATATGAAGATGACAGAACTGCTCGCTGCCACAATAGAAGAGCTTAAGGGACGTGAGACTGAATTAAAGAGAGAGATGTTTAATCTCAGGTTTCAGCAGGCTGTCGGCGGCAGTCTTGAAAACCCGATGCGCATTAGAAATGTAAAGAGAGAAATAGCAAGGATTAAGACTGTGGCGCAGCAGCGAAAGGCGGAGGGGTAATGGTTGTGAAGAGGCGCAAAGAATTCGTGGGTAAGGTCGTAAGCGACAAGATGAATAAGACTGTAACGGTATTGGTTGAAAATCTGTACAAGCATCCAAAATACGGTAAAGTAGTCAAGATGCGTATGAAGTTTAAGGCTCATGATGAAGAAAACAAGTGTCATGCAGGTGACAAGGTGAAGATAATAGAGACAAGACCTATAAGTAAAGATAAACATTGGACAGTTGTTGACATACTTGAAAGCAGTCAGGCAGGGGAATAGGAAATTATATGATTCAGCCAAGAACAGTGTTAGAAGTTGCAGATAACTCAGGTGCAAAGAAAGTGATGTGTATTAGAGTAATGGGTGGATCCAACAGGAGATATGCCGGCATTGGGGATGTTATTGTTGTTAGTGTTAAGGAGGCAATCCCTGATGGAACTGCCAAGAAAGGGCAGGTTGCGAAGGCAGTAATTGTGAGGTCTGTTGACAGCATTCGCCGTGATGATGGATCCTACATCAGATTTGACAAGAATGCTGCGGTTCTTATTAATGCCCAGGGTGAACCGATCGGTACAAGAATATTCGGCCCCGTTGCCAGAGAACTGAGATGGAAGAAATTTATGAAGATTATTTCTCTTGCTCCGGAGGTGGTGTAATGCAGTTAAGAATAAAAAAAGGTGATACAGTAGAGGCCATTTACGGCAGAGAAAAAGGAAAGAGGGGGAAGGTACTAAGGGTATTGTCCTCAAAAGGCAGTCGGTATGTGCTGGTTGAGCAGATAAATATGATCAAGAAACACATGAAGCCTTCGCAGAAGATTAAAGAAGGCGGTATCATTGAAAGAGAAGGCCGCATGCATATATCCAACGTATCCATGGTTTGTCCAAAATGCAGTAAGGCAACCAGGGTAGGGGTGCAGGTCGGTGATGATAAGAAGCTGCGTTATTGTAAGAAGTGCAGGGAGATCATTGATTAGTTAACGTCGTACTTGAATAAAGGTATATTATGGGAAAAGGTCAAATAAAAAATAGTTTGCCAAGGTTAAAGGAAAAATATCAGAAAGAGGTTATTCCGGCACTTATTCAGGAGTTTTCTTATGAAAATCCTGTCAGGGCGCCTCATATCAAGAAGATTGTAGTCAACGCCGGAATTGGAGAGGCCGTTCAAAATGTTAAAATGCTGGATGGTGTGGTTGAAGAGCTGAAACAGATTTGCGGGCAGCAGCCACTGGTAACAAAGTCGAAGAAGGCTATTGCCAGCTATAAACTTCGAGAAGGAATGCCAATAGGCTGCAAAGTTACCCTCAGGGGAAACAGAATGTATGAGTTCCTGGACAGATTAATCAGTATAGCATTGCCGAGAATCAGGGATTTCAGGGGGATTAATGGAAATTCCTTTGATGGTATGGGAAATTATACACTGGGTTTGAAAGAACAGATAATTTTCCCGGAGATAAAGTATGAGACTGTGACATTTGTTCATGGATTTGATATCACAATAGTTACAAGCGCTGAGAATGACAATGAGGGTAAGGCCCTGTTGAGATTGATGGGGATGCCGTTTAGGAAATGACGTTACTGATGGAGGGAATGTGGCAAAGAAGTCTCTGATAGCAAAATCAAAACTGGATCCCAAGTTTAAGGTCCGCAAATATAACCGATGTCCGTTGTGCGGCAGATCAAGGGCGTTTTTGCGGAAATTTCAGATGTGCCGTATATGTTTCAGGTCTAATAGCCTGTTGGGTAATATCCCGGGCGTGATTAAGTCGAGCTGGTAACATAAGAAGCAATGAGTGTAAAGCAATGGGTAATGAGGTAAACATAAATAAGTGTTGATGACCTGGATTCTAACGGTTTGGAATCCTATTAATTTGGAGTAATTTAATATGGTAATGACAGATCCAATAGCAGACATGTTGACCAGAATCAGGAATGCGAGTAATCAAAAGCATTCAGCTGTTGATATACCTATATCTAAGTTGAAACTTGAGATGGCGAGGATTCTTAAAGAAAGTGGTTTTGTTCAAAATTACAACGTTGATGGAGAAGGTAAAGATAAAAAGATATCTGTACAGTTGAGGTACAACCGGAATGATGCCCCGGTCATTACAGGTTTAAAACGTATCAGTAAACCAGGATGCAGGGTTTATGTAGGTAAAGATGAGGTCCCCCGGGTAATAGGAGGGATTGGGATAGCCATACTTTCGACTTCGAGGGGACTTCTTTCAGATAAAGAAGCACGGAAAGATAAAGTAGGCGGTGAAGTTTTGTGTTATGTTTGGTAAAAAATACTAAGGGGTAAACAAAGTGTCGAGGATTGGTAAGAAACCTATAGCAATACCCAAAGGGGTAGAAGTTAAAGTAGAAAGTAATATTGTATCTGTTAAGGGACCTAAGGGTAGTTTACAGAGAACATTCTCAAGAGATGTAAATATTACAAATCATGAAGGTACAGTCACAGTGGCATCTGTTGGGAATGAAAAACAATACAGATCTCTTCATGGCCTTACAAGAACGCTCATATCCAATATGGTGGAAGGTGTAACAAACGGATATGAAAAGGTGCTTGAGATCAGCGGTGTTGGTTACAAGTCAGCTATGCAGGGCAGAAACATAATGCTGAATTTGGGTTTCTCTCATCAGGTTATTTATCCACTTCCTGACGGGATTGACGCCGCTATTGATAAACAGACTGTTATAACCCTTAAGGGGTCTGACAAGGAGTTATTAGGTCAGGTAGCCGCCAATATACGCGGAATGCGTTTACCTGAACCATATAAAGGCAAGGGAATAAAGTATAAGAATGAGCGAATAGTAAGAAAGGCCGGAAAGACCGGTAAGAAATAAGGAGGAGGACGTTGTCTAAGGAAGATTTGCGGGAAAAACGACATAAGAGGGTCAGAAAAAAGATTGCGGGAACGCAGGAGAGGCCCAGGTTGTGTGTATACAAGAGTAACCGCTACATATATGCCCAGATTATTGATGATATGAAGGGTCACACACTCGCGAGTGCATCATCCATTGAGGAAGCGATTCGGACTGAAAATGTCAACTGTGAGATATCAAGAAAAGTTGGTGCGTTAATTGGAACAAGGGCAGTGGAACGTGGCATAAAAGTAGTAGTATTTGATCGCAGTGGTTACAGGTATCATGGCAATATTAAATCTCTTGCAGATGGCGCAAGGGAAAGCGGACTGGAATTTTAATATTGCTTAATTGATTATGGGGGGTGTCTTGAAGAAGATTAATCCAGATGAGCTTACTTTAAAGGATAAAGTTGTTCACATAAATCGCGTTGCAAAAGTCGTTAAAGGCGGCAGGAGGTTTAGCTTCAGTGCCCTCGTTGTTATTGGTGATGAAAACGGATGTGTCGGATTTGGTAAGGGCAAGGCAGCCGAAGTACCGGAGGCGATACGGAAGGCCATGGAACATGCCAAGAAAAATCTTGTAAGATTTCCTTTAACTAATACTACTGTGCCTCATGAGATCATTGGACATTTTGGTGCAGAGGCAGTGGTCATCAGGCCGGCTTCATCAGGAACCGGGATAATTGCCGGTGGGGCAGTCAGGGCGATGATGGAAGTTGCCGGTGTACAAAACGTATTATGTAAGTCTCTTGGAAGTGGAAATCCTTTTAATGTCGTACGTGCCACTTTAGAAGGCTTAAAATTATTAAGGGTGCCGGAGGAAGTCATTAAATTACGCGAAGCAGCAATTGGAAGTGTGCAATAGTCGCAGGCGATAACCCCTGAATTATCCGGAGAAAATAATGAAAAAGATTGAAATAAAACAGGTAAGGAGTGGTATAGGGACTCCTGAAAAACATAGATTGACAATTAAGGCATTGGGATTGAGGCGCATTGGGCATACAGTTCTAAGGGAAGATACACCGGAAATAAGAGGAATGGTTTGGAAGATAAAACATCTTGTGGAGGTGTCGGAGGGGGTAGATGAAGCTAAATGAGTTAAGACCTGCAAAGGGCGCTAAAAAGAAACGTAAAATAGTAGGCAGGGGGCCGGGATCAGGCCACGGCAAGACATCTACAAAGGGACATAAGGGACAGCTTGCCCGATCAGGCGGAGGAAAGGGGCCTGGATTTGAAGGCGGTCAGATGCCGCTACATAGAAGGTTGATCAAGAGAGGTTTTAATAATCCTTTTAAAATCAGGTACGATGTGGTTAATCTTGATACCCTGGAAAAATATTTTCATGCAGGAGAAGCCGTAACACCAGAGACCCTTTCAGGTAAGGGTATTATTAAACGATCTGCAGATGCAGTCAAGATCCTCAGCCGCGGAGAGATAAGCAAGCCACTGTCTGTACAGGCAAATAAATTCAGCAGGAAGGCTGTAGAGATGATTTTGAGTGCCGGTGGAACTGCAGAGGTAATTTAAGTGTTCGATAGAATAGTCAACAGTATTAAGAATGTATTAAAGATTGAAGAGCTGAGAAGCAGGATCCTTTTCACATTTGGGTTACTTGCAATTTACCGTCTTGGAGCCCATACCCCGACTCCTGGAATCAATGGCGCCGCACTAAGTCAGTTTTTGCGTGACAAGGGTGGTGCACTCATGGGATTTTTTGATATATTCTCCGGCGGTGCCCTGTCAAAACTTTCAATATTTGCACTGGGCATCATGCCTTATATATCTGCGTCTATTATCCTGCAGTTGCTTACTGTAGTTATACCTACACTGGCAAATCTGGCCAAGGAGGGCGAGAGCGGGCGTCGCACCATTACACAATATACCAGATATCTGACGGTTTTAATAAGTTTTATTCAATCATTCGGTATTGCTGTAGGTCTGGAAGGTATGCAGAATGGGATGTTTATTCAAACCCCTGGATGGTCATTTCGCTTGATGACAGTACTTACCCTTACGACAGGCACTATCTTTGTCATGTGGCTTGGTGAACAGATCAATGAACGTGGAATTGGAAATGGTATATCAATTATTATCTTCGCAGGTATTATTGCCAATATACCTCAGGCTGCAATAAACACATTCAGGCTTTACATCGCAGGTCAGATTGGCGCCTTCTTGTTAATAATAGTAGCTATTATGATACTTGCTGTTACTGCTGTAGTCGTATATATTGAGAGTGCAAAAAGGAAGATACCTGTGCAGTATGCCAAACGTGTTGTGGGCAGAAAGGTATATGGAGGACAGAGTACACACATCCCGCTTAAATTAAATACGGCAGGTGTAATACCTCCCATTTTTGCATCTTCACTAATAGCATTTCCAGCTATGGTTGCAGGGTTTATTGCAGTTCCCTGGGTTAACTCAATCGCCAATCAATTTGCTCCGGGATCATTTCTATACACGTTCCTTTATGCAGTGCTGATAATATTCTTCTGCTATTTTTATACAGCTGTTGTCTTAAATCCTGTTGATATGGCAGATAATATGAAGAAATATGGAGGATTTATTCCTGGTATAAGGCCCGGACAGAGGACGTCAGACTACATATACAAGGTAATGTCGAGGCTTACATTAATTGGCGCCCTCTATTTAACTGCCGTATCAATACTGCCGGAACTTCTCGTAGCTTATGCACATGTGCCGTTTTACTTTGGAGGTACGTCAGTGCTGATTGTTATTGTAGTTGCCATGGACACTGCACAGCAGATTGAGACACATATGATAAGCAGGAACTACGAAGGTTTTCTGAAAAAAGGACGGGTCAAGAACAAGGGGTCGTGGTAGATCATAAAGTCTTTGCAGATCTCAGGTGATGCTGAAATAATGTTAAAATGAGTTCAGCTCACTGTTTATATGATAAGAAAGTGGAAAGACATGGATGGTAGAAGGTCAGCATGAATTTTATACTGTTAGGACCGCCAGGTGTAGGCAAGGGTACTCAGGCATGGAAGCTTGCTGAAAAATATGGCATTCCGCAGATATCCACAGGGGATATGCTGCGTGAGGCGATACAAAATGGGACTGAACTTGGCATACAAGCCAGATCATATATGGATAGTGGTAAACTCGTGCCTGACGAGGTTGTTATCGGGATAGTAGAAGAGCGGTTGAGGATGAGTGATTGTGTCTCTGGTTGGATACTTGACGGATTCCCGCGGACCATTCAACAGGCGTCGGCATTGGATATGATGTTAAGCAAAAATAATTCCAAAATTGACCATGTCCTGAGTCTTGAGGCTGCAGAAGAGGATGTTGTAAAGAGGCTAAGCGGAAGAAGGAGTTGTGAGGGATGCCAGAAAACATTTAACTTGCATTATAATTTGCCAAAGAAAGAAGGAGTCTGCGACAGTTGTGGCGGCCGGCTGGTTCAGAGAAAAGATGATCAGGAAGAAACTGTCAGAAAGAGGATGATGGTATACAGGGAAAGTACAGAACCACTTATTTCGTATTATAAAGAACGTGGGACGTTAAAAAGGGTAGACGCGAATGGAGACATTGCGGGTGTATTTGATTTAATTTGTTCCATGCTTTAGAATATGATAATTATTAAGTCCCGGAAAGAGATTGAAAAGATAAGGGCATCCTGTATAATTGTTGCCGGGGCGCTTGATGAGTTAAAAAAAAAGGTGCGATCCGGGATAACGACAAGGGAATTGGATAGAATCGCAGAGGATTTTATAATTAAACATGGCGGGAAACCTGCTTTTAAAGGATACAAGGGTTACCCGAGTGCGACGTGCATATCAGTAAATGAAGAAATAGTGCATGGAATTCCATCAACAAGAGAATTAAAGGATGGTGACATCGTTAGCATTGATATAGGAGTCCTGCTTGATGGGTATTATGGTGATGCAGCAATTACTGTACCGGTTGATGAAGTAGATAGCGAAAGCAAGAGGCTTCTGGATGTGACTGAGAAATCGCTGTATAAGGCATTGGAGCTTGCAGAAACAGGCAACAGGGTGTCTGATATATCCTGCTCCATTCAGGATTATGTAGAAAAAGAAGGTTTCTCGGTTGTAAGAGATTTTGTGGGTCACGGAATAGGGAGTTCCCTTCATGAAGATCCGCCGGTTCCGAATTATGGCGAACGGGGAAAGGGCCCAAGATTGAAGGCCGGGATGGTGCTGGCAATAGAGCCTATGGTAAATGCCGGCAGCAGTGACCTGGTTGTTCTGGATAATGGGTGGACAGCTGTAACCATAGACAAATGTCGTTCTGCACATTTTGAACATACCGTGGCGATTACAGGGGATGGTCATGAGATATTGAGTATGCTATAATATTTAATTTACTTATTTAAAATATCAAGATAATTCATAAAAATGGCAAAAGAAGATTCAATTGAGGTACAGGGTACAATCATAGAGACGCTGCCTAATGCAATGTTTAAAGTTACATTGGATAACGGGCACAAAGTATTAGCCCATGTTTCAGGGAAGATGAGGATGCATTTTATTAAAATTCTGCCAGGCGATAAGGTAACGATAGAACTATCTCCCTATGACCTGACAAGAGGGCGAATTGTATATCGCTTCAAGTAGCTGATTAGAGAGGAGCTTCATCATGAAAGTCAGATCATCTGTAAAAAAAATGTGTATTAAATGTAAGATTATAAGACGCAAGGGAACATTACGCATTCTCTGTTCAAATTCAAGACATAAACAGAGGCAGGGGTAAGAACGGATTTTATAATCATAAGTCAGGAAGTAATATGCAATATGTTAAAGCAAAAAACTGACTTAATTAAAGAGGGGATTACAAATTGGCAAGAATAGAAGGAGTTGATTTACCGGGTGTTAAGAGAGTAGAAGTTGGCCTGACTTACATTTTTGGCATCGGTCGCAGTGCATCCAGGAAGATACTGGCTGCAGCTAATATTGATTTGAACAAGAAGGTCAAAGATCTTACAGAAGAGGAAGTAACTGCGATCAGGGATGAAATAGATAAGAACTTTACAGTCGAAGGTGATCTCAGACGTAAGGTTGCGATGAATATTAAACGGCTTATTGACATCGGAAGTTATAGAGGAGGCAGGCATAGACGGTCTCTCCCTCTGCGTGGACAGAGAACAAAAACGAATGCGAGAACCAGAAAGGGACCGCGTCGTACAATAGGTAATAAGAAGAAAGAAACTAAGTGAGGCAATAGAAATGGCTAAAAAGACACCAAAGAAAAAGGAAAAAAAGAATATTCAGACCGGAGTTGCCCATGTTCAGGCATCTTTCAATAATACGATTGTCACTATAACGGACGTTGGCGGAAATGTAATAGCCTGGTGTAGTGCTGGATCTGAAGGTTTCAAAGGGTCAAGGAAAAGCACACCTTTCGCTGCTCAGAAGGCTGCAGAGACAGCTGCAAGAAAGGGCATGGAACATGGATTACGTCATGTCGAGGTGCTTGTTACGGGTCCTGGCGCCGGTAGGGAGTCTGCAATCAGGGCGCTTCAGGCAGCAGGATTAAAGATTAATGCAATCAAAGATGTTACACCTATTCCTCATAATGGCTGCAGACCGCCAAAGCGGAGAAGGGTGTAGGAGGGAGACTTAGTTGGCTAGATACATCGGTCCTGTCTGCAGGATGTGCAGACGAGAAGGAATGAAGTTATATTTTAAAGGCAGTAGATGTATGACTGAAAAGTGTGCTTTTGAAAGGAGAGGTTATCCTCCAGGTGTACATGGTCAGCGTGCGCATAGGGGGTCGAAAGCGACCAACTACTGCATTCAGTTGAGGGAAAAGCAAAAGGTTAAGCGCGTATATGGTCTTTTGGAGGCACAGTTCAGAGGTTACTTTACAAAGGTATCTAAGAGAAAAGGGGTTACAGGTGAATTGTTGCTGCAAATGCTTGAGCGAAGACTGGATAATGCGGTCTTCAGGTCAGGGTTTGCTGAATCACGAAATGAGGCAAGACAATTAGTTAGACATGGTCATTTCCTGGTCAATGGGAAGAAAGTCAATCTTCCGTCATATCAGATTAAGGAAGGTGACATTATTGAGATAAAGGAAAAGAGCCGTGAGGATGTCAGATTAAAAGATGCCGTTGCAAACCTTGGAAACAAAACTATTCCGTCCTGGTTAGGTGTGGAAGGCGATAATTTCAGGGCACGTGTAACTGGACTTCCGGCCAGAGATGAGATACTGTTGCCGATAAGTGAGCAATTGATAGTAGAGCTCTACTCTAAGTAAATGCGGCTGTAACTACATATAAGCCGGGTGTATTTACCCGGGAGTAGCGAAGGTACTGATATAAGAAAATATTATTCAGGGGGAGCTAATGATAATAAGGACTAAAGACTTTCAGATTCCAAAAAAATTAGAAGTAAACAGCGATACATTAACACCAACATATGGAGAATTTTACGCAGAGCCGTTTGAAAGAGGCTTTGGTGTTACTATTGGAAATTCGCTTAGAAGAGTTCTATTATCCTCAATTGTTGGCGCAGCCATAACATCTGTCAAAATAAACAATGTGCTTCACGAGTTTTCTGCTATCCCTGGGGTAAAGGAAGATGTAACGGACATTATTCTAACATTAAAGAATCTTAGATTGAAGATGTATACTGATAAACCAAAAACGATTTACCTTCAGAAAAAGGGCCCTGGCACTGCGCTTGGCAGGGATATTATTCATGATGCAG
This portion of the Nitrospirota bacterium genome encodes:
- the rpmD gene encoding 50S ribosomal protein L30, with translation MKKIEIKQVRSGIGTPEKHRLTIKALGLRRIGHTVLREDTPEIRGMVWKIKHLVEVSEGVDEAK
- the rplO gene encoding 50S ribosomal protein L15 — encoded protein: MKLNELRPAKGAKKKRKIVGRGPGSGHGKTSTKGHKGQLARSGGGKGPGFEGGQMPLHRRLIKRGFNNPFKIRYDVVNLDTLEKYFHAGEAVTPETLSGKGIIKRSADAVKILSRGEISKPLSVQANKFSRKAVEMILSAGGTAEVI
- the secY gene encoding preprotein translocase subunit SecY, coding for MFDRIVNSIKNVLKIEELRSRILFTFGLLAIYRLGAHTPTPGINGAALSQFLRDKGGALMGFFDIFSGGALSKLSIFALGIMPYISASIILQLLTVVIPTLANLAKEGESGRRTITQYTRYLTVLISFIQSFGIAVGLEGMQNGMFIQTPGWSFRLMTVLTLTTGTIFVMWLGEQINERGIGNGISIIIFAGIIANIPQAAINTFRLYIAGQIGAFLLIIVAIMILAVTAVVVYIESAKRKIPVQYAKRVVGRKVYGGQSTHIPLKLNTAGVIPPIFASSLIAFPAMVAGFIAVPWVNSIANQFAPGSFLYTFLYAVLIIFFCYFYTAVVLNPVDMADNMKKYGGFIPGIRPGQRTSDYIYKVMSRLTLIGALYLTAVSILPELLVAYAHVPFYFGGTSVLIVIVVAMDTAQQIETHMISRNYEGFLKKGRVKNKGSW
- a CDS encoding adenylate kinase: MNFILLGPPGVGKGTQAWKLAEKYGIPQISTGDMLREAIQNGTELGIQARSYMDSGKLVPDEVVIGIVEERLRMSDCVSGWILDGFPRTIQQASALDMMLSKNNSKIDHVLSLEAAEEDVVKRLSGRRSCEGCQKTFNLHYNLPKKEGVCDSCGGRLVQRKDDQEETVRKRMMVYRESTEPLISYYKERGTLKRVDANGDIAGVFDLICSML
- the map gene encoding type I methionyl aminopeptidase; translated protein: MIIIKSRKEIEKIRASCIIVAGALDELKKKVRSGITTRELDRIAEDFIIKHGGKPAFKGYKGYPSATCISVNEEIVHGIPSTRELKDGDIVSIDIGVLLDGYYGDAAITVPVDEVDSESKRLLDVTEKSLYKALELAETGNRVSDISCSIQDYVEKEGFSVVRDFVGHGIGSSLHEDPPVPNYGERGKGPRLKAGMVLAIEPMVNAGSSDLVVLDNGWTAVTIDKCRSAHFEHTVAITGDGHEILSML
- the infA gene encoding translation initiation factor IF-1, yielding MAKEDSIEVQGTIIETLPNAMFKVTLDNGHKVLAHVSGKMRMHFIKILPGDKVTIELSPYDLTRGRIVYRFK
- the rpmJ gene encoding 50S ribosomal protein L36, with the translated sequence MKVRSSVKKMCIKCKIIRRKGTLRILCSNSRHKQRQG
- the rpsM gene encoding 30S ribosomal protein S13, which codes for MARIEGVDLPGVKRVEVGLTYIFGIGRSASRKILAAANIDLNKKVKDLTEEEVTAIRDEIDKNFTVEGDLRRKVAMNIKRLIDIGSYRGGRHRRSLPLRGQRTKTNARTRKGPRRTIGNKKKETK
- the rpsK gene encoding 30S ribosomal protein S11, which produces MAKKTPKKKEKKNIQTGVAHVQASFNNTIVTITDVGGNVIAWCSAGSEGFKGSRKSTPFAAQKAAETAARKGMEHGLRHVEVLVTGPGAGRESAIRALQAAGLKINAIKDVTPIPHNGCRPPKRRRV
- the rpsD gene encoding 30S ribosomal protein S4 produces the protein MARYIGPVCRMCRREGMKLYFKGSRCMTEKCAFERRGYPPGVHGQRAHRGSKATNYCIQLREKQKVKRVYGLLEAQFRGYFTKVSKRKGVTGELLLQMLERRLDNAVFRSGFAESRNEARQLVRHGHFLVNGKKVNLPSYQIKEGDIIEIKEKSREDVRLKDAVANLGNKTIPSWLGVEGDNFRARVTGLPARDEILLPISEQLIVELYSK